From a region of the Fischerella sp. JS2 genome:
- a CDS encoding IS1 family transposase (programmed frameshift), producing MECPRCGSCHNRKNGKKRGKQNHICCDCGRQFIDVYKPPRGYSDEIKQECLKMYVNGMGFRGIERVKNVHHTTIIHWVKRVGTQLADTPNSKEIPQVGELDELETFIGFKKNKIWLWTAVNHFTQGILAWVLGDRSSTTFQQLWNIVQCWQSYFYVTDGYPVYPCFVPDGDQIVSKTYMTRVENENTRLRHYLARLHRKTLCYSKTEEMLRYSVRLLLHYLKYRSVPLPA from the exons ATGGAATGTCCACGCTGTGGATCTTGTCATAACCGTAAGAATGGAAAGAAAAGAGGTAAACAGAATCACATTTGCTGTGATTGTGGTCGTCAATTCATTGATGTCTATAAACCACCCAGGGGCTACTCGGATGAAATCAAACAAGAATGCCTAAAAATGTACGTCAATGGTATGGGATTTCGTGGAATTGAAAGGGTGAAAAACGTTCATCATACTACCATTATTCATTGGGTTAAACGAGTGGGTACACAATTGGCGGATACACCAAATTCAAAGGAAATTCCGCAGGTGGGAGAACTAGATGAATTAGAAACATTTATTGGTT TCAAAAAAAATAAAATCTGGTTGTGGACGGCGGTAAATCACTTTACTCAAGGTATTCTTGCTTGGGTTTTAGGTGATCGTAGTTCGACTACTTTCCAACAGTTATGGAACATTGTCCAGTGTTGGCAGAGTTATTTTTACGTCACAGATGGATACCCTGTTTACCCTTGTTTTGTTCCTGATGGTGACCAAATTGTGAGTAAGACCTACATGACACGAGTCGAAAATGAAAACACAAGGCTTAGACATTATTTGGCTCGTCTTCATCGTAAAACTTTATGTTATTCCAAAACCGAGGAAATGCTGAGATACTCTGTTCGATTGTTATTGCACTACCTCAAATATCGTTCTGTTCCCTTACCTGCCTAA
- a CDS encoding WD40 repeat domain-containing protein, with the protein MEQGLKLLLQLVLEFAPVIASLVQKSNDARPDETKNDYPAQIQEIIQTVSSTSEKLSYLGGYEQQKPEEQQLAVYYHQTQLQIATQEQETALKIPEINKLFDSWPLRLYPSQILESDTNYERRPLKIFLAPPKVGFDQFDLRQEEFATDIELMLAEGLRDFLSEYYSLQDPIRPTEFLAGAWDSKRFHSESSIKALFGMLKTEPILILESEADGDYLNFRIGYWGLGQERYYYKTISRISYREIVEQSAKNRAYEWRSIRDELIALGENLEEINYLGQDNASNLAILEKEEKWRARGVDVSKLSLQYQINRQDLEQLCQVLITCHCLVAGWIADIYHLVHHDVPPLLPDLLPSLLKSPIDLQSLQAIALGYKQVYQALEEKHRYWIPELALQLAQSLSHLSDRSLADEQLQYSIGTWLQLHEVPQVQTNNLFAAMRSAATTADTPYLQKLREYFSAVDDRQSINNVEEILYAIANSKQAHQLGNASVSHTFSEHTGKISSVAITPNGQILVSGSADKSIKVWNLSTGKVIRTLKNDLGEVSSIAVSSDGNLLAVGSCEHPRSNVKVWHLSTGKLLHKLLGHQKPVNFVVISPDGEILASGSNKIKIWNLHKGDRICTLWHSSAVHSAAISPDGKILASASSDQKIRLWNPRTGEPLCTLKGHGGEVYSVAISPDGQLLFSGSADKTIKIWELESGKMLHTFTGHADEVKSVAVSPDGQLLFSGSADKTIKIWCLYTGELLRTLKGHTAAVNTIAVSPNSQLIVSGSSDKTIKIWQISH; encoded by the coding sequence ATGGAGCAAGGCTTAAAGTTACTACTTCAATTAGTGCTAGAATTTGCGCCTGTAATTGCGAGTTTAGTGCAAAAAAGTAATGATGCACGTCCTGATGAAACTAAGAACGATTATCCTGCCCAAATTCAAGAAATTATCCAAACTGTCAGTAGTACTAGTGAAAAACTTAGCTATTTAGGAGGATATGAACAACAAAAGCCAGAGGAACAGCAGCTAGCAGTTTACTACCATCAGACGCAGTTACAAATCGCAACTCAAGAACAGGAAACGGCGCTAAAAATCCCAGAGATTAATAAACTATTCGATAGCTGGCCTTTGCGGTTGTATCCTTCGCAGATTTTAGAGTCTGATACTAATTATGAACGCCGACCTCTAAAAATTTTCCTAGCACCTCCAAAAGTCGGGTTTGATCAGTTTGATTTGCGCCAAGAGGAATTTGCTACTGATATAGAATTAATGTTAGCGGAAGGGTTACGAGATTTTCTCAGTGAATATTATTCCTTACAAGACCCAATTAGACCAACAGAGTTTTTAGCAGGAGCATGGGATAGTAAGCGTTTTCACAGTGAATCTAGTATTAAGGCTCTGTTTGGAATGTTGAAAACAGAGCCGATTTTGATTTTAGAGTCTGAAGCCGATGGAGATTACCTAAATTTTCGGATTGGTTATTGGGGGTTAGGACAAGAGCGTTATTACTATAAAACTATTTCTCGGATATCTTACAGAGAAATTGTGGAACAGTCAGCAAAAAACCGCGCCTATGAGTGGAGAAGTATACGAGATGAATTAATAGCACTAGGAGAAAATTTAGAGGAAATTAATTACTTAGGTCAAGATAATGCCAGTAATTTAGCAATTTTGGAAAAAGAAGAAAAATGGAGAGCTAGGGGAGTAGATGTTAGTAAATTATCCCTACAATATCAAATCAATCGTCAAGATTTGGAGCAACTTTGCCAAGTTTTAATTACCTGTCACTGTTTAGTTGCTGGTTGGATAGCTGATATTTATCACCTGGTTCATCATGATGTCCCGCCTCTGCTGCCAGATTTGCTGCCGAGTTTGCTAAAGAGTCCGATTGACTTGCAATCACTGCAAGCGATCGCCTTGGGATACAAACAAGTCTACCAAGCTCTAGAAGAAAAACATCGTTATTGGATTCCTGAGTTAGCTTTGCAATTAGCCCAGAGTTTATCACATCTGAGCGATCGCTCTTTGGCGGACGAACAATTGCAATACTCTATAGGCACATGGTTGCAACTGCACGAAGTACCACAAGTACAAACTAATAATCTATTTGCGGCGATGCGTAGCGCCGCAACAACAGCAGATACACCATATTTGCAAAAACTGAGAGAATATTTTTCCGCAGTTGACGATAGACAGAGTATTAACAATGTAGAAGAAATTTTATATGCGATCGCCAACTCCAAACAGGCACACCAACTGGGAAATGCTTCTGTTAGTCACACTTTCAGCGAACATACAGGCAAAATTTCATCTGTCGCCATCACTCCCAATGGGCAGATTTTAGTCAGTGGGAGTGCAGACAAAAGCATTAAAGTCTGGAATTTAAGTACAGGTAAAGTAATTCGCACCCTCAAAAATGATTTGGGAGAAGTTTCCTCGATTGCTGTTAGTTCCGATGGTAATCTCCTTGCCGTTGGTAGTTGCGAACATCCTAGAAGTAATGTGAAGGTTTGGCATTTGTCCACTGGTAAACTATTGCACAAACTTTTGGGACACCAAAAACCTGTGAATTTCGTAGTGATTAGTCCCGATGGAGAAATTCTGGCTAGCGGCAGTAACAAAATCAAGATTTGGAACCTACACAAAGGTGATCGTATTTGTACTCTATGGCATTCCTCTGCTGTTCATAGTGCTGCCATCAGTCCTGATGGCAAAATCCTAGCCAGTGCCAGCAGCGATCAAAAAATTCGATTATGGAACCCGCGCACAGGTGAACCACTATGCACCCTCAAGGGACATGGGGGTGAAGTATACTCAGTTGCCATTAGTCCAGATGGACAACTTCTGTTTAGCGGTAGTGCTGACAAAACCATCAAAATTTGGGAACTGGAAAGCGGGAAGATGCTGCATACGTTCACTGGTCATGCAGATGAAGTAAAATCAGTTGCTGTTAGTCCAGATGGACAACTTTTATTTAGCGGTAGTGCCGATAAAACCATCAAAATTTGGTGTTTGTATACTGGAGAACTCCTACGCACTCTCAAAGGACATACCGCAGCAGTCAATACTATTGCTGTTAGCCCTAATAGTCAGTTGATCGTTAGTGGCAGTTCAGATAAAACCATTAAAATCTGGCAGATAAGTCATTAG
- the rfbB gene encoding dTDP-glucose 4,6-dehydratase, with amino-acid sequence MSRQLLVTGGAGFIGSNFVHHWCQNYLHDRVVVLDALTYAGNIANLAGLEKQENFRFVQGNICDRSLIDKLLQTENIDTIAHFAAESHVDRSILGPGAFVETNVVGTYTLLEAFRQHWQANSQPTNYRFLHVSTDEVYGSLKPDDPPFSETTPYAPNSPYSASKAGSDHLVRAYHHTYGLPTIITNCSNNYGPYQFPEKLIPLMCINTLMAKELPVYGDGKNVRDWLYVGDHCSALDVVVHRGIPGETYNIGGNNEVENINLVQMLCQLMDELAPNLPVRPAANLITFVKDRLGHDRRYAIDATKIKTQLGWTPSVTVTEGLRLTVAWYLTHENWWKPLLSEEYQAYYNKVYA; translated from the coding sequence ATGAGTCGTCAGTTATTGGTAACTGGTGGTGCAGGATTTATTGGCTCGAATTTTGTGCATCACTGGTGTCAAAATTATCTTCATGACCGAGTGGTAGTTTTAGATGCCTTGACTTACGCAGGAAATATTGCCAATTTAGCAGGGTTGGAGAAGCAAGAGAATTTTCGTTTTGTGCAAGGGAATATATGCGATCGCTCATTAATTGACAAACTACTACAAACCGAGAATATTGATACTATTGCCCACTTTGCCGCAGAATCTCATGTTGATCGGTCGATTTTGGGGCCTGGTGCTTTTGTAGAAACTAATGTAGTGGGTACATATACCCTCCTAGAAGCTTTTCGTCAACACTGGCAAGCAAATTCTCAGCCTACAAATTATCGATTTCTACACGTTTCTACTGATGAAGTTTACGGTAGTCTCAAGCCCGATGATCCCCCTTTTAGTGAGACTACTCCCTATGCTCCCAATAGTCCCTACTCGGCATCAAAAGCAGGTAGCGACCACTTAGTTCGTGCTTATCACCATACCTATGGATTACCAACAATTATCACTAATTGCTCTAATAATTACGGCCCCTATCAGTTTCCCGAAAAACTTATTCCCCTGATGTGCATTAATACATTAATGGCTAAGGAATTACCAGTATATGGTGATGGTAAAAATGTCCGAGATTGGCTTTATGTAGGTGATCATTGTAGTGCTTTAGATGTAGTTGTTCATCGTGGTATACCAGGTGAAACTTACAATATCGGCGGTAACAATGAAGTAGAAAATATCAATTTGGTGCAAATGTTATGTCAACTTATGGATGAATTAGCACCTAATTTACCCGTACGTCCAGCAGCGAACTTAATTACTTTTGTTAAAGATAGACTCGGACATGATCGCAGATACGCTATTGATGCCACCAAGATAAAAACTCAATTAGGTTGGACACCTTCAGTGACTGTTACAGAAGGTTTACGTCTAACAGTTGCATGGTATCTCACCCATGAGAACTGGTGGAAACCTCTGTTATCGGAGGAATATCAGGCATATTACAACAAGGTTTATGCATAA
- a CDS encoding serine/threonine-protein kinase — protein MLQVEQILQNRYQLQRQLGNNGVRQTWLATDLQASAQENSQVIVKLLAFGGNVQWDDLKLFEREAQILQHLHHPRIPQYVDYFCIDDRTLWFGLVQKYIPGESLKEKLAQGKRFTEKQVRKVAVEVLNILTVLHELNPAVLHRDIKPSNLIWGEDNHIYLVDFGAVQDKAAKEGVTFTIVGTYGYAPMEQYGGRAVPASDLYALGATLIHLLTGTPPADLPQSDLQIQFSDRVTTSPSFVCWLEKMTQPAPEQRFTTARQALESLKSGQIVRQSVRKNGVVSLRRETINNSGCGINNTKEQVPDEILGWNWGAFLMPWFWLWTNQVWVGLLCFFPSIGWVMTVIMGIKGNEWAWKSRRWRSVQHFKEHQRGWAIAGMLIGAPFSIILWMAAIAFLTSFL, from the coding sequence ATGCTGCAAGTAGAACAAATATTACAAAATCGTTACCAACTCCAACGCCAACTAGGTAACAATGGAGTTCGCCAAACTTGGCTAGCAACTGATTTGCAAGCTTCTGCCCAGGAAAACTCGCAAGTGATCGTCAAACTCCTGGCCTTTGGTGGTAATGTGCAGTGGGATGATCTCAAACTCTTTGAGCGAGAAGCTCAAATTCTTCAACATCTTCATCATCCTCGCATTCCCCAGTATGTTGATTATTTTTGTATTGATGATCGCACACTTTGGTTTGGCTTGGTACAAAAATATATTCCTGGTGAATCTCTGAAAGAAAAACTTGCTCAGGGAAAAAGGTTTACAGAAAAGCAAGTCCGCAAGGTTGCTGTTGAGGTTTTAAATATTCTGACAGTATTGCATGAGTTGAATCCAGCAGTGCTACATCGTGATATCAAACCGAGTAACTTGATTTGGGGAGAAGATAATCATATTTATTTAGTTGATTTTGGTGCAGTTCAAGATAAAGCAGCAAAAGAAGGAGTTACCTTTACCATAGTCGGAACTTACGGTTATGCACCGATGGAACAATATGGAGGAAGAGCAGTTCCAGCGTCTGATCTTTATGCATTGGGAGCGACTTTGATTCATTTGTTGACAGGTACTCCTCCAGCCGACTTACCCCAATCTGATTTGCAAATTCAGTTTAGTGATCGAGTGACTACTAGCCCCAGTTTTGTCTGTTGGTTGGAAAAGATGACACAACCAGCACCAGAACAAAGATTTACTACTGCCCGACAAGCGCTAGAGTCTTTAAAATCTGGTCAGATTGTGCGTCAGTCGGTAAGAAAAAATGGAGTGGTGTCCCTGCGCAGGGAAACAATAAACAATTCTGGCTGCGGCATTAATAATACCAAAGAGCAAGTCCCCGATGAAATTCTTGGTTGGAATTGGGGTGCATTTCTCATGCCTTGGTTTTGGTTGTGGACTAATCAAGTCTGGGTGGGATTGTTATGTTTTTTCCCATCGATTGGTTGGGTAATGACAGTTATCATGGGTATAAAAGGTAATGAATGGGCTTGGAAAAGCAGACGTTGGCGTAGTGTCCAACACTTCAAAGAACATCAAAGAGGCTGGGCGATCGCTGGTATGCTCATTGGCGCACCGTTTAGTATTATTTTGTGGATGGCTGCGATCGCATTTCTCACATCTTTTTTGTGA
- a CDS encoding SDR family NAD(P)-dependent oxidoreductase, which translates to MNIQGKVALITGASRGIGRAIALKLAQQGMKRLILVARDRHKLAEVAKEIEAIGAQATIMALDLTKPIFVNVAIAQLWRSYGPIHLLINCAGVAYQNSFLQSKLPQVQEELSLNLLGTYTLTHMMARRMASRSEGTIVNVSSLMGKVAAPTMATYSATKFALLGFTQALRRELAPYNIQVIALLPALTDTDMVRDLELFRWVMPMTPEQVAQAFVCGLQKDSSEILVGWQSHLAVWCQRFAPWLLEKILQMATPKVQESGRRKAGKQNMFRTRMHSSSDFSHFANSFVKLR; encoded by the coding sequence ATGAATATTCAAGGCAAGGTAGCTCTAATTACTGGAGCTTCCCGTGGTATTGGACGTGCCATAGCTTTAAAACTAGCGCAACAAGGTATGAAACGCTTGATTTTAGTGGCACGCGATCGCCATAAGTTGGCAGAGGTAGCTAAAGAAATCGAGGCAATAGGCGCACAAGCCACAATTATGGCATTAGATTTGACTAAACCAATCTTTGTAAATGTTGCTATTGCTCAACTTTGGCGTAGTTATGGCCCGATTCACTTGCTGATAAATTGTGCAGGTGTAGCCTACCAAAACTCCTTCTTGCAATCTAAACTACCCCAAGTTCAAGAGGAACTTTCCCTCAATTTATTAGGGACTTATACCCTAACTCATATGATGGCTCGACGCATGGCAAGTCGCAGCGAAGGAACAATTGTGAATGTCTCTAGCCTTATGGGGAAAGTGGCTGCACCGACGATGGCGACTTACTCGGCTACTAAGTTTGCCCTTTTAGGGTTTACGCAAGCTTTACGCCGCGAACTTGCTCCATACAACATCCAAGTCATTGCATTACTACCAGCTCTGACAGATACCGATATGGTACGCGACTTAGAGTTATTTCGCTGGGTGATGCCAATGACTCCCGAACAAGTAGCTCAAGCATTTGTATGTGGATTACAAAAAGACTCATCAGAAATTTTAGTTGGATGGCAAAGCCATTTAGCAGTTTGGTGTCAACGTTTTGCTCCTTGGTTGTTGGAGAAAATTTTACAAATGGCAACTCCCAAAGTTCAAGAATCTGGAAGACGAAAAGCTGGCAAGCAAAATATGTTCAGAACAAGGATGCATTCATCATCAGACTTTTCACATTTTGCAAATAGTTTTGTAAAACTCAGATAG